The following DNA comes from Anopheles arabiensis isolate DONGOLA chromosome 3, AaraD3, whole genome shotgun sequence.
ACCCAAGGTCAAGGTGCCGCGAGTGTGAGCCGGTCGGCCGGTTGGCCGTTTTATTCGAACTTGTTTAGCGATTAAATTAACACACCGTAACAACGCGTGGACACTTCGCgcgcacacagaaacacacacttcACACTTCTGTACCGCGTCGGACGGGTCATAACCCGGTGAATAGCACTATTACACCGAGATCACCTTTCTGTTATTCATTCTGAactatgttgtttttttttttcgtcgccAAACGGTGCGCGACACTTACGCGGGAATGCTGCAACGCTCGCCGGCCGAACTCCAATCCAGCACATGATCAGCAGACAACAGCCCAAGGTGCTCCAGCGGTGTTCCATTTTGgggcggtttgtttgttttgtttttttccgggACTTTTGTTCTTCTGTTGACACGGAAGCTCCTTCAAACTCCTGCAAGTCCGTCCGTGGCTTGTCTCGGTTTGTTTCTAATccgagcgtgcgcgcgcgagcgTTATTCCGTTGAACATTCGAACTGCACCACACCGCACGGCAACGAGAACTAATGCCATTTTCACCCCGCTAACAGTCGGGCCAGCAATTGCGAGCgtgccagagagagagagagagagagagagagtgagagagagccGGCTGCTTTCCTTTGGAGTTGCAGCGTTTCCTCGCTTCTGCCCGCTTCCGCCTTTCTCTATCGGCTCGAGTGTTTCGCATGTTGTGTACGCTTCAGGAGTGTTTGTTTTCACTCACCACGATTGGGTGGGGGGTTGGTGGAAAATTGGATACCACCAGCCATCGTTGCCACCttgaaggagagagaaagagagagcctGAGAAAGAATGTTACAAATTCCAAACGAACGCAAAAAGAAACACGGACCCGTATCTAACGATACAAACACAAGAGAAAGAGCGTGCGAAAGAGCGTGTGTACGGTGGTAACgatggagagaaaaggagagaagAAAGGAACCACTTGATCGCTCGATCAACTTATCGTCGCCGCCGTACCGGCTTCCCTCACCGCCCCCTGCGTCAGCCAAACGAGAGGAAACGTGGGTGTTGTTTTCAGATGGCCAGGGACggctttctttctttggcCGCGCTTTCGCACTTGGTTTTCTTCCAGCTTCTTGCTCTATGTCACTTGCCTGTGCGAAAGATGCTGAGAGCTTGTCATAATCATGCACCCACGGCCTACACACAACAACCGGCAGGCCTACCCATCCCACTTAGTTCCtcacaccccccccctcccccccccaacaGTCTGAGATTCTTCGGGCTgtctctttccttctctccTCTTGGCAAGAATAGCAGCGAGCGCGAGCGAAATTCCAAGGCGCGCGCTGGGAAAACGTGAGTCAGAGAACGCACCGTTGATAAGCACGGAATCGGCACATTCTTTCCCCTCAAACcctaaaccccccccccttttacCATCCCAACGAACGTGTGGCACAATGATGgtgcacacacgcgcgtgggGCAAATTAAAATTGATGTGCAAATTGTTACGATGACACTCCGGCCCATCGAGCCGTACCGTGCCGTGGGAGAAGGGATGGGATGGTGCCACCAGGAAGGCTTTCATTTCCTGACCACGGAAGTGCGATTGGACGGGGAAGCGGGAAAAAGGGGGTAAGGGAGGGGTTAGTGTCTCATCATCAATGGAGACAATGGCCGAAAGGCCAAAGGCACAGATCTAATGCCATTATCAACCTTGTTTTCTGTAGTGTGTGCCGTTGCTTTGCCTTGACTGTTGACACGGAATGCCCTCCTGCGTTGGGATGAATGGCAAAAAACAAGTGCATTCtgagtgtgtaagtgtgtgagtgtgtgagagagagagaaaagagaaaaagaaatagaGAAATAGGAAGGGGTGGATAGATTATCTAACACTGGCTGTCTTATCTACAGCAAAACGGGGATCTACAGCGATGATTGCCGCTGAGGATCGCTTGATCGTTTCGGAGAAAGTGTGGGACAGCTTCTGGGAAAGCGCATCATGCATATTGGTTGGAACAGTTTTGTTTGGTATTGCTGTGCACGTGACAACGATTTTTGCCAGGGAAGAATGATGATTCATTTGATTTATGGCACACAATGCATCTATGAGTGTGTTTCTATTATCTCTGTTTGCTTATCTATGCTGATGGTTTATGATCGGATCAGTggtgtcaaactcatttgccTGCCAAATACGTGCGATGGAAACAGTTGTATATTGCTTCGGTTTTGCTCCAAATTCTAGAAATTTAGGTAAAAGGCAAATGTTTGGAATTTTTAAACTTATCAAAATTGATTGTTATCAGTAAAAAAACTCATTCAACAATTAAACCATCAAACCTAACATAATAGAATGCTTCTAGTCAGTCATTCTCAGTTATCCTCATGTTTCAAACGGTATATGCACTGTTTATGGTATTTCCTTACACTACGTAACATTATTTGACAtgcacaagaaacaaaattcgAAAGGATCTTCAATAGAAGGTTGAAGATTGAACCTCATATAGCTGAATAAATTGTTTGGGAAAATAAACACTCAAATTAACCGGAATCGTGTTACAGTCtccaactcgcacgacttagtAACAAGCCCGTCAAGGGTTCAAAATCAGTATGGGCTGTTTCCCCTCAAGCGTAGTACTGACTAGTGTTAGGAAACAACGGAGTCAGATTCTTGATTCCTAATGAAATGATtaaatgaatctgaatctcggttggaaagattcatgaatctcaaagattaatgaatctcgaaagattcaaaaatctcgaaagattaatTAATCTGTATTGAAAAGAATGATTGTATAGActggcatgaccacgtagATTGTTATAGACTACGTTAGTTGTAGAGAAAAACAAGTAGCTCAAGCTCTaggaatctttggagattaaTAAATCCCTTGAGATTCTTGAATCGCAAGAGATTCGTGATTTTTTCGAGTTATACGagtctttcgagattcatgaatcattggagattcatgattctTTAGACGCTCATGAATTCTTcgaaattcattatttttccaGAATTATGAAGCTTGAATGATTTTTGAATCCTTGGTGATTTGATTCGAttcgagattccaatcactaATAGCTGAAGAtttatatgaatgaatctcaacgaaagattcatagaACCCAACTCTAGTGCTGCCTATTCTGCTATTGATAATCAATATGTCCGCTGAAATAGCTCAGCCTGATCACAAGTGAGATCAAATAATGCCAAAGAAAGCCTGAACTGCGACTCGTATCGTAGACTGTCAATATTGTTAACTGGATAGCCTTTTTATCATGAATCTCTTAGGATTCAGTATTTTTAACTGGATAGCATCTTTATCATGAATCTCTTAGGATTCATGAATCGCAAAGGATTCTTAAATCTCCAAAAATCCATAGAGtttcttattattcttcttcaacTATTCACTATTCTTCTTGGCTTAATAACCTACGTGATTATTCCAACCTATACAAGCTTTAGCGACATATTCACAAGCTTTTAGAtaaagaggcgaatgaggccaatcgGCTCAATGTctctttaaaaataaataacaaaacaattatAGATTGATGTCTTGTTTTTACTATAAAGTTGTGTTACTCTGCATCAGGATCACATCACAAACCATAAAAGAATTTAACATATTTGAATAGGTTAAAATAGTAGTAATTGCTATAATCTATTCAATGTTTAAATTCTTGAATCATTCAATAGCAATGTGTTTTACGTTTTTAATcgatatttttggaaaaaaggaataacATCTATTGATTTATCATCAAATCTCCGGTGCAGTTATCGAAATCTGCAATTTGACATCTCTGATGGAGATTTTAAAATGTGCtataaaaatatcacattTTGTAAAAACTAGCCTATAAAGATAAGGACCTCTGATAAGCTTTAAGAGACAtgatattttataaaatgattCATTAGCTTAACGTTACAAGAGGCAGCAGGGTTCCGTGAATGATCATAAAAGATGAAttaatgtttttcttccttGCTTTGCCCGTTTTGTAGTAAACTTAACcttttaaattacaatttacaCACACGATAGCTATAGCCATGAACACATGGAGCAGAATTTCtcgcaaaagcaaaaagtgCAAACGTTTTGCAGCCGTTTAATTCGATGCAAGATATGCTAATCCAACAATCTCTTCTAGTATGACGTACATACTAGTTGCACCCATAATCACATCGCTAATACGATTGATAGAGAAATGTCTAGAAACAGTAACACTTCCAGTAAAGGCCaatagcaacacacacacacacaagtaagCGCTGGCACTCTCTACGCTTACCGATTGACGCAGTACGCATGAATCATATCACTCTTTTATGTTCGGCCGGGGCACGTCTGAGAAGCTCAAAGAGAAGTGAGTACTTTATAGGATAAGCCTGGCCCACTTACCGCCCCAAGCGGGTGAGAAATTCTCATCATAGGGCCGCCTGTAGCGGCGTATCCGAGCGTATAATGAAAGCGAATAAGTGAGCATTAttatgatgtgtttttttgccgttgcttttgttgctgttgtcggTACGGCTAGATCAATGTAATTATTGCCTACCCCCTGCACATCCATATCGATCGAGTGGTGCTAAGTGGTTCCATCACCATTCCTCAAACCCTCTGAGTTCCACCTGCTCATACAAGCCGGTATTGCGTGTTGGAAAGAGTTCTTACCGTCTCGATCCTTCTCCGAGATTATGAGGCGCCATCCGACATAATTGAGCTTATTGCTCCGTCATCCAGCGAACAGAGGAACGGATCACACGGAAGTGCACGGGCCGCACTGCCAAAGAACGGCAGACAACACATGTGAGCCTGTGATGAAAAGATTGCCCCCCCTTGCCGCTGCCTGTCATCATCTAGCTAACTCCGGGGGTGAAACGACGTTTCGGACGTTCACTTGATGCGCCCGTTGACACCCGATCATCAGTCTTGCGTGCTATACTTCCGCTTCCGAGCGTCCACTAAGCTTTATTGTAAAACAAccattgtgtttttattacttATTACCCTCCCAGTAATTGAGTACCGTActacagacacagacacacgggtTACACCGTGTCTTACTAGAGCTACAGACCTAGACAAAAAGGTACATTTTTAAACGCGTAAAACGctgcgcttttttgtgtgtacgcAGCCTCCAACCAAGATGCGACATCTCGTACGCACCAGAATCACAGATCATCTCACTCCTTCTCCTTCCCAGGACGACACAAACCAACAGACACACAATGCAATGCAGAAACTTACGCAGGGAAGATCTCGTCGAACGTCGCCTGCTGCATGATCTCGTTCGCGGTCGCCTTGAACGTGTCCGACAGGCTGCGCTCCAGCCCGGGCGTCAGCTCGTCCAGGAAGAGGCGCGAGTTTTCGTTGATAAACTGGTTGCCGGCCTGGCTGAGGACGGGATCACCCCGGAACAGGTCCTTCATGTCGAACCGCCCCTTCTCGATCTGGATGCGCACCACCAGCTTCTTCACGCGCACGTACTCCTTGCCGTCCTTGGCGTACTTTTCGCACAGCAGCTTCACCCGTGCCTGGTTGTTTTCTGTGTGTAGGAGTGGGGGcggacaaaaaaaagggaaaggaaagcagTGTGAGCAAAGATCGAGAAGAAGTAGAACGTTCTAGAGCTGGCTTCCCACATACCGATCACTCCGGAAAGGTCGCCAACGCCGGCAATgttaagcagcagcagcttaatCTTCAGATCGTACTTTCCCTTGAAGGACAGCTTCGGCAGGAAGATGTTAAAGTCGAAGATCAGCTTCTCGATGTTGACCcttttggtttgttgttcgtgaagagagaaaagacagagagagagaaagagaggtaAGCATCTAATCAGCACCAAACAACGCCGCCCCAACGGGCTTCACTTACTTCAAGTTGTCGATCTTGAACTTGCTCGGCCCCGACACGAGCAGCTCGCTGAAGGTGGCCTTCAGCTCGGCCCCCCGGTCCATATTGACCGTCGCGAGGGCGAGCGGTTCCAGCGGTGGAATTTGGAACTGGTCGGAAATTTTGCCGGTGGCCAGCCGGGGCCGCAGATCGTTCACCGCCTCGATCACGCACCGGCTCAGCTCGGGATCGTTCCTCGAGCACACCTTGATGGAGGACGCTGGAGCGGtgataaagaaagaaaaggggaAACGGGGGGGCTATTAAATCATCGTCGCACTTGATGACCGGAAACGGGTGTGGGTAGGGCAGTTCCAGCCCACCGAAGAGACTGTGCACTGTCAAACCGCGCTCAATGTCAAGTGCACAAAGACGCTTTCGTGGGGAGAGGCCACCGTTCAATCAATACGGGGCTACTTGTCGGGAATATTAACAAGCtgctactcacacacacactgatcaTACTAGAAGGTTCTGCAGCGTTTGatgtaatgcatttttttttcaaacaaaaggCGACATaactgtgcgtgcgtgcgcggaAATTCAACACATCACTCGGGTTTTGGACTGCATTGCTGAACGCCACGGTCTAATCGGAGACACGTGACTCATACGCACGGCGCAAGGTAAGCGCGTAAGATTGTTCAAACAATTGTGTCGATCGGgatggagagagaaagagagagagagagagagagagagagagagagagagagactccTCGGACCACACGCCACAGGCCCGGGTTAATCGGGCAACAATTAAACGGCCTCTTCTGGTTTTAGTGTACACGCCTCAATTAGTCGGAGGCAGAACAGAACCACAACCGGAACGTACGCGCAAATGACGCGACAAACGACACTACGGCCAAGGTCGTATGTCCTCACGGGCTATTACAGCCTGAACCGGGGTTAATAATCATGAGCGGTCTAGGGCGGTTGAGCGTCATCGTACGAGGATACAATACAACCAAACCACAGGAAAAACGTTAGAAGTTCCGTTAGCAAGCACTGCCCTGGGGTATGGCATTAACCGGTGAACCAGTTTGCTCGGCGCAAAATTGCAAACAAGCGTGACCCTTCAACCGCACCGAATGTGGTGCACTATGCCAGTAGATTACACGGTGCGCTAACTACACGGTTTCCCGATTACAGTTCCCGTCCGGTTCCCGAGGTCAAATGTCACGTTTTTGGAGAGGGCATCAGTTGGCGCGTGCAGCCACTTAGTGTTCTTCTTACTTAACTGAAGCGTATCGTAAGGACACTTGAGGTTGTGATTTTGAGTAGGACTAGCAGTAAACATATCATTTCTACAATCGTATTTACTGGTTGCGCATTCATGCTCACGTGAGCGGTGGAATGGGCTAGAAGTGCGCGGTCATGCGGTATTGCACTTTTGATTACAAGCTTACGAGCTGATTGGAGATGAATGGTAATTTGCTGTGTGATGCTGCAaggaatgttttaattttaggTTCTGGTATCATATGTACAAACACAATCAGGCCATTCAATTGTTTTGCTCCAAAAATATCGGAATATATGTTCAACTTGATTTTTGAGATATAAACTCGTTTTAGATTGTGGAAAACGTTTTAACATTCGACGTTctattttttatacaatttgGTAGcctatttttacttttatcaGCTTTTCTATGGAGAATCCTGCTTAAAAGAAGCTCTAAAAGGGATAAGAGAGCAACTTCAATGCCGTATAAGATGGACAAGTACCTCACATTAGTGTTAAAGAGACCTAGAATTGGGAAGAATTCAAAGCCTATCAATAGGAGACTTTTAACCAGCTGCCTCCAGAATAAGTTTTAGAAGATTCCTTGAAATATTTCTTGATTTCACAACGTATTAGCTGCAACTTTTGCATGAAAATATGGCCAATTACTCATTATAGCTGTTAATCACTAACTTGTCTTTTAATATTATTCTCGTGCCCGTTCTACTTTTCTCCAAAGTCATCAATCTTTACCACATTTTAGGAAAAAAATTATCTTTAAATTTAAGATAATCGTTTATAATCAGTTTCTAGATATGAGGTAACAAAAACTGAAAgatgaatatttcaataaatacTTTTTACTTAATAGTTAATAgttcaaaatattaaatttaagaTGGTTTGAAATgtgataaaaaatattctttgtAAGACTGCATTAGAGAGGCGTCCTAGTTATAGCGAAGTTACTATAAGATCTCTTAATCTCACTTCTTCCGGGATCCAGAATTCGCTGTACTCTAAAGTTATCTATAAATCCCATCGACAATAATTGTTTACTAAATCGTTCCAACGCTCATCCCTGAGCTTAGCAGAACATTCCACTTTAATTCATTGGCCAATTAAACCATTTTCCTAATGCAACTTCACTGCTAATCGTACATAAGACCCGGAGATGAGGTTAATTTTCCCCACGTACGATTATGCAAGCTACaagccatacacacacacacatacatcggCCACGATAGGATCGCCATTCCAGTCGAAGCGCACTTACGATCGTATCGCATCCCATTTGCTAAATTACAATTCCCAACCCCACAGTCCCCTCTCGATCTGACGGACGGTTTCCCACCGTATTTCACGGGAATCGAGAAGTTCCACAGATGCACCCCTCGGAGGAAACCAACAAGGAATGCAGGTCGGAAAAGCTGATGGCTGACGGTGAAATTATTTCCGCCCAAAAGGCAGATCCCGCCCGCGAACGAAACATGAGCGTGGGAAGAACAGGCTGAGGCTTTTGGAAAACTGGAGCAGAGATCGCAAGCAACCGTACG
Coding sequences within:
- the LOC120903005 gene encoding protein takeout-like; the encoded protein is MLPTTNLVWIALTAIVYLGGSFAALPSSIKVCSRNDPELSRCVIEAVNDLRPRLATGKISDQFQIPPLEPLALATVNMDRGAELKATFSELLVSGPSKFKIDNLKVNIEKLIFDFNIFLPKLSFKGKYDLKIKLLLLNIAGVGDLSGVIENNQARVKLLCEKYAKDGKEYVRVKKLVVRIQIEKGRFDMKDLFRGDPVLSQAGNQFINENSRLFLDELTPGLERSLSDTFKATANEIMQQATFDEIFPA